One Tamlana carrageenivorans genomic region harbors:
- the murD gene encoding UDP-N-acetylmuramoyl-L-alanine--D-glutamate ligase: MKKSHIKQESEQRSSSGIEGGFLVVLGGGESGVGTALLGKAKGYDVFVSDKGKIKDKYKQVLIQNEIDWEDENHTESKILKADVVMKSPGIPDKVALIKQIRKAGITVVSEIEFASNFTEATLVGITGSNGKTTTATLTHHLLKQELNVGLAGNIGDSFAKQILEDDYPNYVLEISSFQLDDIIDFRPHIAVITNITPDHLDRYDYKFENYIESKFRITENQTEADYLIYDADDEVIVNHLKKCAVKAILLPFSLEKNIENGACLEKENIKITINNNQIIMPTSNLTLEGKHNVKNAMAASTVAHLLKIRKQTIRESLENFQGVEHRLEQVLKINKVQYINDSKATNVNATYYALESMGAPTIWIVGGVDKGNNYQELFSFVNEKVKAIICLGVNNEKLLNTFGNMVDVIVETQCMNEAVKIAYKLAETGDNVLLSPACASFDLFENYEDRGRQFKEAVRNL, from the coding sequence ATGAAAAAGAGTCATATAAAACAAGAAAGTGAGCAGCGCTCCTCAAGTGGGATTGAAGGAGGTTTTTTGGTTGTTTTAGGAGGAGGAGAAAGTGGTGTGGGCACAGCGCTTTTAGGAAAAGCAAAGGGCTACGATGTTTTTGTTTCCGATAAGGGAAAAATAAAAGACAAGTATAAACAAGTTCTTATACAAAATGAGATTGATTGGGAGGATGAAAATCATACCGAATCTAAAATATTGAAGGCCGATGTGGTTATGAAAAGCCCTGGCATTCCTGATAAGGTGGCGTTGATTAAGCAGATTAGAAAGGCTGGAATTACAGTAGTTTCAGAAATTGAATTTGCGTCAAATTTCACTGAGGCAACCCTTGTAGGAATCACAGGTAGTAACGGAAAAACGACTACTGCTACTTTAACGCATCACTTGTTAAAGCAAGAGCTAAATGTGGGGCTGGCAGGTAATATTGGCGATAGTTTTGCTAAGCAAATTCTGGAAGATGATTATCCGAATTACGTGTTAGAGATCAGTAGTTTTCAGTTGGATGATATCATCGATTTTAGGCCGCATATCGCCGTGATTACAAACATAACCCCAGATCATTTAGATCGCTATGATTACAAGTTTGAAAATTATATCGAATCAAAATTTAGAATTACTGAAAATCAAACCGAAGCGGATTATTTAATTTATGATGCCGATGACGAAGTGATCGTTAATCATCTTAAAAAGTGCGCAGTTAAAGCCATTTTATTGCCGTTTTCACTAGAAAAAAATATAGAAAATGGCGCATGTTTAGAAAAAGAGAATATTAAAATAACAATAAATAATAATCAGATCATTATGCCAACATCAAATCTTACATTAGAAGGAAAGCACAACGTAAAAAATGCTATGGCAGCTTCTACTGTGGCGCACCTACTAAAGATCAGAAAACAAACCATTCGTGAGAGTTTAGAGAACTTTCAAGGTGTAGAACACCGTTTGGAACAAGTTCTAAAAATAAATAAAGTTCAATATATAAACGATTCGAAAGCAACCAATGTTAATGCGACATACTATGCTTTAGAAAGTATGGGAGCTCCAACCATATGGATTGTGGGAGGGGTGGATAAAGGAAATAATTATCAAGAGTTGTTTTCTTTTGTTAATGAAAAAGTGAAAGCCATCATTTGCTTGGGTGTTAATAATGAAAAATTATTAAACACTTTTGGAAATATGGTCGATGTTATTGTGGAAACGCAATGTATGAATGAAGCGGTAAAAATAGCTTACAAATTAGCTGAAACAGGAGATAATGTACTATTGTCACCTGCTTGTGCAAGCTTCGATTTATTTGAAAACTATGAAGATCGAGGACGTCAATTTAAAGAAGCGGTAAGAAATCTGTAA
- a CDS encoding FtsW/RodA/SpoVE family cell cycle protein, producing MQSIYKNIKGDRLIWAIVALLAIVSFLPVYSAASNLAYKGAGTNTFSFFIKHFFHLALGFAIIYGVHKIPYNYFKGLSLIMMPVVLVLLVLTMLQGTTIGGANASRWIQIPFVGMSFQTSTLAGVVLMVYIARYLSKIYDKKIAFKETILPLWMPVFLVLILILPANFSTTAIMFTMVVVLVFLGGYPLRYLAVIIGTGVLVLSLFIVIAKAFPEAMPNRVDTWMGRIESFSNPEDTEADYQIEKAKIAIASGEIWGVGPGKSSQKNFLPQSSSDFIFAIIIEEYGLLGGFFVMFLYLLFLFRIVIVAQKSESVFGKLVVLGVGLPIVFQAIINMAVAVELFPVTGQTLPLLSSGGTSIWMTCLAVGIILSVSAKREEIKEKELVEENPLDVLSEAI from the coding sequence TTGCAATCCATATACAAAAACATAAAAGGTGATCGGCTAATTTGGGCTATAGTGGCCCTGCTAGCTATAGTGTCATTTTTGCCTGTGTATAGTGCGGCTAGTAATTTGGCTTATAAAGGTGCGGGTACTAATACGTTTTCCTTTTTTATAAAACACTTTTTTCACCTAGCATTAGGTTTTGCAATTATATATGGGGTACATAAAATTCCTTATAATTATTTTAAGGGATTGTCGCTTATTATGATGCCTGTTGTTTTGGTCTTGTTAGTGTTAACCATGCTTCAGGGTACAACTATTGGAGGTGCTAACGCTAGCCGATGGATTCAGATACCTTTTGTGGGGATGTCGTTTCAAACATCCACCTTGGCAGGGGTGGTTCTAATGGTTTATATCGCACGATATTTGTCTAAAATTTACGATAAAAAGATCGCCTTTAAAGAAACCATATTGCCTTTATGGATGCCTGTTTTTTTAGTGTTGATTCTCATATTGCCAGCAAATTTTTCAACCACGGCCATCATGTTTACCATGGTTGTAGTGTTGGTTTTTTTAGGCGGCTATCCATTGCGATACCTGGCAGTTATTATAGGTACAGGTGTTTTGGTTTTATCGTTGTTTATTGTAATTGCAAAAGCGTTTCCAGAAGCTATGCCTAATCGGGTTGATACTTGGATGGGGCGTATTGAAAGTTTTTCAAACCCTGAAGATACCGAAGCCGATTATCAAATAGAAAAAGCTAAAATAGCCATAGCGTCTGGTGAAATTTGGGGTGTTGGTCCAGGTAAAAGTTCTCAGAAGAACTTCTTGCCACAATCGTCATCAGATTTTATTTTTGCCATCATTATTGAAGAATATGGTTTGCTAGGCGGGTTTTTTGTCATGTTTTTGTATTTGTTGTTCTTGTTTAGAATCGTTATAGTAGCTCAGAAATCAGAATCGGTTTTTGGAAAATTAGTGGTGCTGGGTGTTGGGTTGCCAATCGTTTTTCAAGCAATAATAAACATGGCTGTTGCTGTGGAGTTATTTCCTGTTACAGGGCAAACATTACCGCTGTTAAGTAGTGGGGGAACTTCAATTTGGATGACTTGTTTGGCTGTTGGGATTATTTTAAGTGTAAGTGCCAAAAGAGAAGAAATAAAAGAAAAGGAGCTTGTAGAAGAAAATCCTTTGGATGTTTTATCAGAAGCAATTTAA
- the murG gene encoding undecaprenyldiphospho-muramoylpentapeptide beta-N-acetylglucosaminyltransferase: MYRVIMSGGGTGGHIYPAIAIANEIKSRYPDSEILFVGAKDRMEMEKVPQAGYPIKGLWITGVQRSFTLKNLSFPFKVISSLWGARKIIKSFKPDVVIGTGGFASGPLLKMAELANIPVLIQEQNSYPGITNKLLAKKADKICVAYDGLERFFPKEKIVKTGNPVRKGLLHIDNKVQEAKKFFDLKEGKCTLLVIGGSLGARRINELIEKELDFFDTQNVQIIWQCGKLYYDKYKLYDNTKNVQVYEFLNNMDFAYAAADVVISRAGAGSVSELCIVGKPVVFIPSPNVAEDHQTKNAMAVVNKDAALIIKEEDLDADFENKFSQLIAQPERKKELGQNISKLALVDATKDIVNEVEKLLKK, from the coding sequence ATGTATAGAGTTATAATGTCAGGCGGAGGTACAGGAGGTCATATTTATCCTGCCATTGCGATTGCCAATGAGATAAAATCACGGTATCCAGATTCCGAAATTTTGTTCGTAGGAGCCAAGGATAGAATGGAGATGGAAAAAGTGCCTCAGGCAGGTTATCCTATAAAAGGGCTTTGGATAACAGGGGTTCAACGTAGTTTTACCTTGAAGAATTTGAGTTTTCCTTTTAAAGTGATTAGTAGTTTATGGGGGGCTCGAAAAATCATCAAATCATTTAAACCCGATGTGGTGATTGGTACCGGAGGATTTGCTAGTGGACCTCTGTTGAAGATGGCCGAATTAGCAAACATTCCAGTGCTTATCCAGGAACAGAATTCCTATCCAGGCATTACTAATAAATTGTTAGCAAAAAAGGCTGACAAAATTTGTGTGGCTTACGATGGTTTAGAGCGTTTTTTTCCAAAAGAAAAAATCGTAAAAACAGGAAACCCTGTTCGTAAAGGTTTATTGCATATTGATAATAAAGTACAGGAGGCGAAAAAGTTTTTCGATCTTAAAGAAGGCAAATGCACACTTTTAGTTATTGGTGGTAGTTTGGGTGCAAGGCGTATCAATGAATTGATTGAAAAAGAACTTGATTTTTTTGATACACAGAATGTGCAAATCATATGGCAGTGCGGGAAATTGTACTACGATAAATATAAATTGTATGACAATACCAAAAATGTACAAGTGTATGAGTTTTTAAATAATATGGATTTTGCTTACGCTGCTGCAGATGTGGTTATATCAAGAGCAGGAGCAGGTTCGGTTTCAGAACTTTGTATTGTTGGTAAGCCGGTGGTTTTTATACCTTCTCCTAATGTGGCTGAAGATCATCAAACCAAAAATGCTATGGCCGTAGTGAATAAGGATGCTGCCTTGATTATAAAGGAAGAAGATTTGGATGCTGATTTTGAAAATAAGTTTTCGCAACTTATCGCTCAGCCTGAAAGAAAGAAAGAGTTAGGTCAAAACATAAGCAAATTAGCTTTGGTTGATGCAACAAAAGATATTGTTAATGAAGTTGAAAAACTACTTAAAAAATAA
- the murC gene encoding UDP-N-acetylmuramate--L-alanine ligase, whose product MNLNTIHSVYFIGIGGIGMSAIARYFLANKKQVAGYDRTQTDLTDALVDLGIEIHFEDNVERINKIFLNPENTLVVYTPAVPKDHAELNFFKEKGFHVMKRSQILGLITEHTFCLAVAGTHGKTTTTSILGHLLNTCEVPLTAFLGGISENYNSNLILNGTEVSVVEADEFDRSFLTLSPDFACITSMDADHLDIYGDAAELKKSFVAFSERLKPNGKLFIKNGLPLDGITYGIEDDSDYAVQNIRIQNGAYIFDIKTPKDTIKNLEFNLPGRHNLSNALIALAMAVEYGCSYQQLAKGLATYKGVKRRFSYQIKTENFVFIDDYAHHPQEISAVHQAVREMYPDKKVLAVFQPHLFSRTRDFIDDFAESLSKFDELLLLDIYPARELPIEGVNSNWLLGKINNDNKQLVTKAQLLNAIHESDAQVVLTIGAGDIGAEVKRIKKEFSLEN is encoded by the coding sequence ATGAATTTAAACACCATACATAGCGTCTATTTTATTGGTATTGGAGGTATCGGTATGAGTGCTATTGCACGTTATTTTCTTGCTAATAAGAAACAAGTAGCTGGTTATGATAGAACGCAAACCGACCTTACCGACGCTCTTGTAGATTTGGGTATAGAGATACATTTTGAGGATAATGTTGAGCGTATCAATAAGATATTTTTAAACCCAGAAAACACCCTTGTAGTCTATACGCCAGCAGTGCCTAAAGATCATGCGGAATTAAATTTCTTTAAAGAAAAGGGATTTCATGTAATGAAGCGTTCTCAAATTTTAGGATTAATTACCGAACATACTTTCTGTTTGGCAGTGGCAGGGACACACGGAAAAACAACAACCACGAGTATTTTAGGGCATTTACTCAATACTTGTGAGGTGCCTTTAACTGCATTTTTAGGGGGGATAAGTGAAAATTACAATTCAAACCTTATTTTAAACGGTACAGAAGTATCGGTGGTCGAGGCCGATGAGTTTGATCGTTCGTTTTTAACCTTGTCACCAGATTTTGCATGCATAACCTCTATGGATGCCGATCATTTGGATATTTATGGTGATGCCGCTGAATTGAAAAAATCGTTTGTTGCTTTTTCCGAAAGACTGAAGCCAAATGGTAAACTTTTTATTAAAAATGGACTGCCTTTAGACGGGATAACATATGGTATTGAAGATGATTCTGATTATGCAGTTCAAAATATTAGAATACAAAACGGTGCTTACATTTTTGATATAAAAACACCAAAAGATACAATTAAGAATTTAGAATTTAACCTACCAGGTCGACATAATTTGTCGAACGCCTTAATAGCCTTGGCGATGGCTGTGGAATATGGTTGCTCCTACCAGCAGCTCGCCAAGGGATTGGCAACCTACAAAGGGGTTAAACGCAGGTTTTCTTATCAGATAAAAACCGAAAATTTTGTTTTTATTGATGACTATGCGCATCATCCGCAAGAAATAAGTGCCGTGCATCAGGCGGTTAGAGAAATGTATCCTGATAAAAAAGTATTAGCCGTTTTTCAACCTCATTTATTTAGTAGAACACGCGATTTTATTGATGATTTTGCCGAAAGTTTGTCGAAATTTGACGAGTTATTATTGCTCGATATTTACCCAGCCAGAGAGTTGCCTATCGAAGGTGTTAACTCCAACTGGCTGTTAGGAAAAATTAATAATGATAATAAACAACTTGTAACTAAAGCACAATTATTAAATGCCATTCATGAGAGTGATGCTCAGGTGGTTTTAACTATAGGAGCAGGTGATATTGGTGCTGAAGTAAAACGTATTAAAAAGGAGTTTAGCCTTGAGAATTAA
- a CDS encoding cell division protein FtsQ/DivIB: MIGIFGLVIFLFAFASGRNAVRLVSEPQVKFVGENNLFITSKAVSKLLIQNYGNASNVKKETLALNALEKALKSNPMIKTAEVYVAINGTLKAEIEQKTPIARVNTNASYYVDADGQYMPLSNNYSARVPLVTGYVEKNNLESVYQIARKINNDEFLKKHVYEIRQDENKQLFLKLRKCDFTVQLGKVNALDKKINNLKAFYKKALKDNILKDYSKVNLQFDNQVICTKI, translated from the coding sequence ATGATTGGCATTTTTGGCTTGGTGATTTTTCTTTTCGCCTTTGCTTCAGGACGAAATGCGGTGCGGCTTGTTTCCGAACCTCAGGTGAAGTTTGTAGGCGAAAACAATCTTTTTATAACCAGTAAGGCTGTTAGTAAATTGTTAATACAAAATTACGGGAATGCTTCAAACGTGAAGAAAGAAACTTTAGCTTTGAATGCATTAGAGAAAGCGCTCAAATCTAATCCCATGATTAAGACTGCAGAAGTGTATGTTGCTATAAACGGGACACTTAAAGCCGAAATAGAACAAAAAACACCTATTGCAAGAGTTAACACCAATGCGTCTTATTATGTTGATGCCGACGGTCAATACATGCCGTTGTCTAATAATTATTCTGCAAGAGTGCCCTTGGTTACGGGTTATGTTGAAAAAAATAATTTGGAAAGTGTCTATCAAATCGCCCGAAAAATAAATAATGACGAGTTTTTAAAAAAACATGTTTATGAGATTCGACAAGACGAAAATAAACAGCTTTTTTTAAAACTTAGAAAGTGCGACTTTACCGTACAATTAGGGAAGGTAAACGCCTTAGATAAAAAAATAAATAACCTAAAAGCTTTTTATAAAAAAGCCCTTAAGGATAATATATTGAAAGACTATAGTAAAGTTAATTTACAGTTTGATAACCAAGTAATATGTACCAAAATTTAG
- the ftsA gene encoding cell division protein FtsA, giving the protein MEHNLAVGLDIGTTKIVAMIGRKNDYGKLEILGIGKSKSLGVHRGVVNNITQTIQSIQQAVQEAEASSDIKIEDVTVGIAGQHIRSLQHSDYITRSNSETVIDDNDIEMLINQVHKLVMLPGEEIIHVLPQEYKVDGQAEIKEPIGMYGGRLEANFHVVVGQVSSIRNVGRCIKSAGLNLEGITLEPLASSNAVLTHEEKEAGVALIDIGGGTTDLAIFRDGIIRHTAVIPFGGNVITEDIKEGCSIIEKQAELLKVKFGSAWPGENRDNEIVSIPGLRGREPKEITLKNLSKIIHARVVEIIEQVYAEIKNYGHEEQKKKLIGGIVLTGGGSQLKHLKQLVEYITGMDTRIGYPNEHLAGDSDEDITSPLYATAVGLVLDGLKRQERKKVEQQEEEIIAEEAVTNEQPEVEEEPVVKAPKVRRSFLDKLTDRLKEFLDDAE; this is encoded by the coding sequence ATGGAGCATAATTTAGCAGTAGGATTAGACATAGGAACCACAAAAATTGTGGCCATGATTGGCCGTAAAAATGACTACGGAAAATTAGAGATTCTAGGTATAGGAAAGTCTAAAAGCTTAGGGGTGCATCGGGGTGTTGTAAATAATATTACACAAACCATTCAATCCATTCAACAGGCCGTTCAAGAAGCTGAAGCCTCTTCAGATATAAAAATTGAAGATGTAACGGTGGGTATTGCTGGTCAGCATATCAGAAGTTTACAGCATAGCGATTATATCACAAGATCGAATTCCGAAACGGTTATTGATGATAACGATATAGAAATGCTTATCAATCAGGTGCATAAATTGGTGATGCTTCCTGGGGAAGAAATTATTCATGTATTGCCTCAAGAATATAAAGTTGATGGTCAAGCTGAAATAAAAGAACCTATAGGAATGTATGGCGGACGATTAGAGGCTAATTTTCATGTCGTAGTGGGTCAAGTATCATCCATTAGAAATGTGGGCCGCTGTATTAAAAGCGCCGGTCTAAATTTAGAAGGCATCACTTTAGAGCCTTTGGCATCTTCTAATGCAGTATTAACCCATGAAGAAAAGGAAGCCGGTGTGGCTTTAATTGATATAGGTGGAGGAACCACAGATTTAGCCATTTTTAGAGATGGTATTATTCGTCATACTGCAGTGATTCCTTTTGGTGGAAATGTGATTACCGAAGATATTAAAGAAGGTTGTTCGATTATTGAAAAACAAGCCGAATTATTAAAAGTAAAATTCGGATCGGCCTGGCCAGGTGAAAATAGAGATAACGAAATCGTTTCCATTCCGGGCTTAAGAGGTCGTGAGCCGAAAGAGATTACGCTTAAAAACTTGTCTAAAATCATCCATGCTCGTGTTGTGGAAATTATAGAACAAGTATACGCCGAAATTAAAAACTATGGCCATGAGGAACAAAAGAAAAAACTTATTGGCGGTATTGTTTTAACAGGTGGTGGAAGTCAATTGAAGCACTTAAAACAGTTGGTAGAATACATTACAGGCATGGATACTCGAATTGGTTATCCTAACGAGCATTTGGCTGGCGATAGTGATGAAGATATTACAAGTCCCTTGTATGCCACGGCAGTAGGTTTAGTTTTAGATGGACTAAAGCGCCAAGAAAGAAAAAAAGTAGAACAACAAGAAGAAGAGATTATAGCCGAAGAAGCGGTTACTAATGAGCAACCAGAAGTAGAAGAGGAGCCTGTAGTGAAAGCACCAAAAGTACGCCGTTCGTTTCTCGATAAATTAACCGATCGTCTTAAAGAATTTTTAGACGACGCCGAATAA
- the ftsZ gene encoding cell division protein FtsZ yields MSSNEKFETKIAFDLPKNRSNVIKVIGVGGGGSNAINHMFQQGIKGVDFYICNTDAQALENSGVPNKIQLGLHLTEGLGAGANPEIGEKSAEESVEEIAEMLDSNTKMVFITAGMGGGTGTGAAPIIAKMAKDRNILTVGIVTMPFQFEGKMRLEQSQKGIENLRAVVDSLIVINNNKLREVYGNLGFKAGFSKADEVLATAARGIAEVITHHYTQNIDLRDAKTVLSDSGTAIMGSALASGQNRAQEAIRKALDSPLLNDNKITGAKKVLLLIVSGAQEITIDEIGEINDHIQNEAGHSAEIIMGVGEDEGLEESIAVTIIATGFNIEQQDEISNTETKKVKHILHEDKETEAQEKKPIVIPPQVEMKVKKQAPVVVRHTLEDDAPESKPQASRPGAPKKNIDLIPTSEIIRNIGVTYEEVTDKLREDLIDDEDDFVINTVSRDTSHTSEEKETEVTSDFIEEEQQITLTFDMPISSKTEEIEEEVEDIISHELIEDVVNDIPVKGYVEVVPVTETNENGDIRYALDDYDDVEPSKSKSTSKISHVLDIEEDEIVFERKTVAKKMPKVEEVEEVDPMNTPISELLKERAEERRRKMKDFNYKFNSSKIDDIEKVPAYKRQGVDLKAGKHSSETNMSRTSIGFDDNDDIKLRSNNSFLHDNVD; encoded by the coding sequence ATGAGCAGCAATGAAAAATTCGAAACAAAAATCGCATTTGATCTCCCTAAAAACAGGTCGAATGTCATTAAAGTAATTGGCGTTGGCGGCGGCGGAAGCAATGCCATCAATCACATGTTCCAGCAAGGTATTAAAGGTGTAGATTTTTATATCTGTAATACCGATGCTCAGGCTCTAGAAAATAGTGGTGTTCCAAACAAAATTCAATTAGGATTACATCTTACAGAAGGTTTGGGAGCAGGTGCTAATCCTGAAATTGGAGAGAAGTCAGCCGAAGAGAGTGTAGAAGAAATTGCTGAAATGTTAGACTCCAATACCAAAATGGTGTTCATTACTGCAGGAATGGGTGGTGGAACAGGTACCGGAGCGGCTCCTATTATTGCTAAAATGGCTAAGGATAGAAACATTTTAACCGTAGGTATTGTGACTATGCCATTTCAGTTTGAGGGTAAAATGCGTCTTGAACAATCTCAAAAAGGTATCGAAAACCTTAGAGCTGTTGTCGATTCATTAATTGTAATAAACAATAATAAACTACGTGAAGTTTATGGTAATTTAGGTTTTAAAGCTGGATTCTCGAAAGCAGATGAAGTTTTAGCTACCGCTGCTCGTGGTATAGCCGAAGTTATTACACACCACTACACGCAAAATATTGATTTACGTGATGCTAAAACGGTGTTAAGTGATAGTGGAACCGCTATTATGGGGTCTGCCTTAGCTTCAGGACAAAATCGTGCTCAAGAAGCTATTAGAAAAGCTCTTGATTCACCATTATTAAATGATAATAAAATTACTGGGGCCAAAAAAGTATTGCTGCTTATCGTTTCTGGCGCTCAGGAAATTACTATTGATGAAATTGGTGAAATTAACGACCATATCCAAAATGAAGCCGGACACAGTGCCGAAATTATTATGGGAGTGGGTGAAGATGAAGGTTTAGAAGAATCTATCGCTGTAACCATTATTGCTACGGGTTTTAATATCGAACAGCAAGATGAAATTTCTAATACCGAAACCAAAAAAGTAAAACATATTCTACATGAAGATAAGGAAACTGAGGCTCAAGAAAAGAAACCGATAGTGATTCCGCCACAGGTAGAAATGAAGGTTAAAAAACAAGCGCCTGTTGTTGTGCGTCATACTTTAGAGGACGATGCTCCAGAGAGTAAACCACAAGCATCAAGACCAGGGGCTCCAAAAAAAAATATAGATTTAATTCCAACTTCAGAAATCATTAGAAATATTGGAGTGACTTACGAAGAAGTGACAGATAAGCTACGTGAAGACCTTATTGATGATGAAGATGATTTTGTGATTAATACGGTGTCTCGTGATACGTCTCACACTTCGGAAGAAAAGGAAACCGAAGTGACTTCCGATTTTATTGAAGAAGAACAGCAAATCACTTTAACCTTTGATATGCCTATTTCCTCAAAAACGGAGGAGATCGAGGAGGAGGTTGAAGATATCATATCTCACGAGTTAATTGAAGATGTTGTTAATGATATTCCAGTAAAAGGTTACGTAGAGGTTGTTCCAGTAACTGAAACCAACGAAAACGGTGATATTCGTTATGCTTTAGATGATTACGATGACGTAGAGCCTTCAAAAAGTAAATCAACATCTAAGATTTCACATGTTTTAGATATCGAAGAAGATGAAATCGTTTTTGAAAGAAAAACGGTGGCTAAAAAAATGCCAAAAGTAGAGGAGGTTGAAGAGGTAGATCCTATGAACACCCCAATTTCTGAATTGCTTAAAGAGCGTGCTGAAGAGCGTCGACGTAAAATGAAAGATTTTAACTATAAGTTTAACAGTTCTAAAATTGATGATATTGAAAAGGTTCCAGCCTACAAACGTCAAGGTGTCGACCTAAAAGCAGGAAAGCACTCTTCAGAGACCAATATGTCTAGAACAAGTATAGGTTTTGATGATAATGATGATATCAAATTACGAAGTAATAACTCTTTTTTACATGACAATGTAGATTAG